One Kaistella polysaccharea DNA segment encodes these proteins:
- the rpoB gene encoding DNA-directed RNA polymerase subunit beta, translating to MSKSKAVAKAQANQRINFSEAKGKIVTPDFLDIQIQSFKDFFQLDTLPEQRLNESLYKTFQENFPITDSRNNFVLEFLDYLVDSPRYSIDECVERGLTYSVPLKARLKLYCTDPEHEDFQTVVQDVYLGPVPYMTPSGSFIINGAERVIVTQLHRSPGVFFGQTYHANGTKLYYSRIIPFKGSWMEFTTDINNVMFAYIDRKKKLPLTTLLRAIGYESDKDILQIFDLAEEVKVSKAALKKVEGRVLAARVLNTWFEDFVDEDTGEVVSIERNEIILDRETVLEKEHIDMIIDSGVKSILIHKENANEFSIIQNTLQKDPTNSEKEAVEYIYRQLRNADPPDEETARGIIEKLFFSEQRYSLGEVGRYRLNKKLNLNIPEKTEVLTKEDIIAIVRHLIELVNAKAEVDDIDHLSNRRIKTVGEQLSGQFSVGLSRIARTIRERMNVRDNEIFTPIDLVNAKTLTSVINSFFGTNQLSQFMDQTNPLSEITHKRRLSALGPGGLSRERAGFEVRDVHHTHYGRICPIETPEGPNIGLISSLGIYAKINSLGFIETPYRKVENGKVDLKTAPIYLNAEDEEDRVIAQANIDMKDDGTINTDRVIARLDGDYPVVEPQQVDLIDVAPNQISGISASLIPFLEHDDANRALMGSNMMRQAVPLLKPEAPIVGTGLEKQVATDSRVLINAEGTGVVEYVDANKITIKYDRTEDQDLVSFESGTKTYKLTKFRKTNQSTTITLRPNVRVGDKVEKGQVLCDGYATENGELAIGRNLTVAFMPWKGYNFEDAIVINEKVVREDWFTSIHVDEYSLEVRDTKLGMEELTADIPNVSEEATKDLDENGMIRIGADVKPGDIMIGKITPKGESDPTPEEKLLRAIFGDKAGDVKDASLKADSSLRGVVINKKLFSRNIKDKKKRSEEKLKLEEIENTYKAKFDELRNTLLEKLGTLVNGKTSQGVNNDLNEEIIGKGVKFTTKLLQSVEDYVNVSGADWTVDAERNSLVKQLIHNYKIKYNDIQGIKNREKFAISIGDELPAGIIKLAKVYVAKKRKLNVGDKMAGRHGNKGIVSRIVREEDMPFLEDGTPVDIVLNPLGVPSRMNIGQIYETVLGWAGQKLGLKFATPIFDGASLDQITEYTEQAGLPKYGSTYLYDGGTGERFAQPATVGIIYMLKLGHMVDDKMHARSIGPYSLITQQPLGGKAQFGGQRFGEMEVWALEAFGASNILREILTVKSDDVIGRAKTYEAIAKGEAMPEPGIPESFNVLLHELQGLGLDVRLEE from the coding sequence ATGAGTAAATCTAAAGCAGTCGCTAAAGCTCAGGCTAATCAAAGAATCAATTTCTCCGAAGCAAAAGGAAAAATTGTGACTCCTGACTTTTTGGACATTCAGATCCAATCTTTCAAAGATTTTTTCCAGTTGGACACCCTTCCGGAGCAAAGACTCAATGAATCTTTGTACAAAACCTTTCAAGAAAATTTCCCAATTACCGATTCCCGAAACAATTTCGTTTTGGAGTTTTTGGATTATTTGGTTGATTCCCCAAGATACTCGATCGACGAGTGTGTAGAAAGAGGTTTAACCTATTCGGTTCCTCTGAAAGCCAGACTAAAATTGTACTGTACTGATCCGGAACACGAAGATTTCCAGACCGTGGTACAAGATGTTTATTTGGGACCAGTTCCTTATATGACGCCATCTGGTTCATTTATTATTAATGGTGCGGAGCGTGTTATTGTAACTCAATTACACAGATCTCCTGGTGTTTTCTTTGGTCAGACTTATCACGCCAACGGAACTAAATTGTACTATTCCCGTATTATTCCTTTCAAAGGATCTTGGATGGAATTTACAACCGACATCAATAATGTGATGTTCGCGTACATCGACCGTAAGAAAAAATTGCCTTTAACTACATTGTTAAGAGCAATCGGATACGAATCCGATAAAGATATCCTTCAGATTTTTGATCTAGCAGAAGAAGTAAAAGTTTCTAAAGCAGCGTTGAAAAAAGTAGAAGGTAGAGTTTTAGCAGCGAGAGTTTTGAACACATGGTTCGAAGATTTTGTTGATGAAGACACGGGTGAAGTAGTTTCTATCGAACGAAATGAAATCATCTTAGACAGAGAAACAGTTCTTGAAAAAGAGCATATTGATATGATTATTGATTCTGGTGTGAAATCAATCTTGATTCACAAAGAAAATGCAAATGAATTTTCTATTATCCAGAATACATTACAAAAAGATCCAACCAACTCTGAAAAAGAAGCGGTTGAATATATTTACCGTCAGTTGCGTAACGCAGATCCGCCCGATGAAGAAACAGCACGTGGAATTATAGAAAAATTATTCTTCTCTGAGCAACGTTATTCATTAGGTGAAGTTGGTCGTTACCGATTGAACAAAAAACTGAATCTTAATATTCCGGAAAAAACAGAAGTTTTAACCAAGGAAGATATTATTGCTATTGTAAGACACTTAATTGAATTGGTAAACGCGAAAGCGGAAGTTGATGATATTGATCACTTGTCGAACAGACGTATTAAAACTGTTGGTGAGCAATTATCAGGTCAGTTTAGTGTAGGTCTTTCCAGAATTGCAAGAACGATTAGAGAAAGAATGAACGTTAGAGATAACGAAATCTTTACTCCAATTGATTTGGTAAACGCAAAAACATTAACCTCTGTGATTAACTCGTTCTTCGGAACGAATCAGTTATCTCAGTTCATGGATCAAACCAATCCACTCTCAGAAATCACGCACAAGCGTAGACTTTCTGCCCTGGGACCTGGTGGACTTTCAAGAGAGAGAGCAGGTTTTGAGGTACGTGACGTTCACCATACGCACTACGGAAGAATTTGTCCGATTGAAACGCCAGAGGGACCAAACATTGGTCTAATTTCATCTTTGGGTATTTATGCGAAAATTAACAGTCTTGGTTTCATCGAAACTCCATACAGAAAAGTAGAAAACGGTAAAGTTGACTTGAAAACTGCACCAATTTATTTAAATGCGGAAGATGAAGAAGATCGTGTAATTGCGCAGGCAAATATCGATATGAAAGATGATGGTACCATTAATACAGACAGAGTAATTGCTCGTTTGGATGGTGATTATCCAGTTGTTGAGCCTCAGCAGGTAGATTTAATTGATGTAGCTCCGAACCAAATTTCTGGTATTTCTGCTTCATTGATTCCTTTCTTGGAGCATGATGATGCCAACCGTGCCTTGATGGGATCGAATATGATGCGTCAGGCAGTTCCATTATTGAAGCCAGAAGCTCCGATTGTAGGTACAGGTTTAGAAAAACAGGTGGCAACAGATTCACGTGTTTTAATCAATGCTGAAGGTACGGGTGTTGTGGAGTATGTAGATGCTAACAAGATCACCATTAAATATGACAGAACTGAAGATCAGGATCTTGTATCATTTGAATCAGGAACGAAAACTTATAAATTAACCAAATTCCGTAAAACCAACCAGAGTACGACCATCACTTTGAGACCAAACGTAAGAGTAGGGGATAAAGTTGAAAAAGGTCAGGTTCTTTGTGACGGTTATGCAACTGAAAATGGAGAATTGGCAATCGGTAGAAACCTTACTGTAGCATTTATGCCATGGAAAGGGTACAACTTTGAGGATGCAATTGTAATTAATGAAAAAGTAGTTCGTGAAGACTGGTTTACTTCAATTCACGTTGATGAATATTCACTGGAAGTTCGGGATACCAAATTAGGTATGGAAGAATTAACTGCTGATATTCCTAACGTTTCTGAAGAAGCTACAAAAGATCTTGACGAAAACGGTATGATTAGAATCGGTGCTGATGTGAAGCCTGGTGATATCATGATTGGTAAGATTACTCCAAAAGGAGAATCAGATCCAACGCCGGAAGAAAAATTATTAAGAGCGATCTTCGGTGACAAAGCTGGAGACGTAAAAGATGCTTCGTTAAAAGCAGATTCTTCATTAAGAGGAGTTGTTATTAACAAGAAGTTATTCTCAAGAAATATTAAAGATAAAAAGAAAAGATCCGAAGAGAAATTGAAACTTGAGGAAATCGAAAATACGTACAAAGCGAAATTCGATGAATTAAGAAATACCCTTCTCGAAAAATTAGGAACTTTAGTTAATGGTAAAACTTCTCAGGGAGTTAATAATGACCTTAACGAGGAGATTATCGGAAAAGGCGTGAAGTTTACAACCAAACTTCTTCAATCTGTTGAAGATTATGTAAACGTAAGTGGTGCTGACTGGACTGTAGATGCTGAGCGTAACAGCTTAGTAAAACAGTTGATTCACAACTACAAAATCAAGTATAACGATATTCAAGGAATTAAGAACCGTGAGAAATTTGCGATCTCAATTGGTGATGAACTTCCTGCAGGAATTATCAAACTGGCTAAAGTATATGTTGCTAAAAAACGTAAACTGAACGTAGGTGATAAAATGGCGGGTCGTCACGGTAACAAAGGAATTGTATCCAGAATTGTTCGTGAAGAAGATATGCCGTTCCTTGAAGACGGAACACCAGTAGATATCGTATTGAACCCACTTGGGGTACCTTCTCGTATGAACATCGGACAGATTTACGAAACTGTTTTAGGATGGGCTGGTCAGAAATTAGGTTTAAAATTCGCAACGCCAATTTTCGATGGTGCAAGTTTAGATCAGATTACTGAATATACAGAACAGGCAGGTTTACCAAAATATGGTAGCACTTACTTATATGATGGTGGAACAGGTGAAAGATTCGCACAACCAGCAACGGTTGGGATCATTTATATGTTGAAATTGGGTCACATGGTAGATGATAAAATGCACGCACGTTCAATCGGACCATATTCATTAATTACGCAACAGCCGTTAGGTGGTAAAGCGCAGTTTGGTGGACAAAGATTTGGTGAGATGGAGGTTTGGGCATTAGAAGCATTTGGTGCTTCGAACATCCTGAGAGAAATCTTGACTGTGAAGTCTGATGACGTGATTGGTAGAGCTAAAACGTATGAAGCAATTGCAAAAGGAGAAGCAATGCCTGAACCAGGTATTCCAGAATCCTTCAATGTATTGTTGCATGAGTTACAGGGTCTTGGTCTTGATGTAAGACTTGAGGAATAA
- the rplJ gene encoding 50S ribosomal protein L10, protein MTKEDKVLVIQELKEVLQDAKVVYVASLEGMNAAATSEFRRQAFKQNITVKVVKNTLLQKALESIEGVDYSEMFPTFKGNSALMISETANAPAKLIQGFRKKAEVPALKSAYLQETFYVGDENLAALVSIKSREEMIGEIITLLQSPLRNVLSALQNKEDAAGSTEEETPVAEEAKAEETPAAEAAPEASTDATDAPSAE, encoded by the coding sequence ATGACAAAAGAAGATAAAGTATTAGTAATACAAGAATTAAAGGAAGTGTTACAGGACGCGAAAGTGGTTTATGTAGCAAGTCTTGAAGGAATGAATGCTGCTGCGACTTCAGAGTTTAGAAGACAAGCATTTAAACAAAATATCACTGTAAAAGTTGTAAAAAACACTTTACTACAGAAAGCATTGGAATCAATCGAAGGAGTAGATTACTCTGAGATGTTCCCAACTTTCAAAGGTAACTCCGCTTTAATGATTTCTGAAACAGCTAACGCTCCGGCAAAGTTGATTCAAGGATTCAGAAAAAAAGCAGAAGTTCCAGCTTTGAAATCTGCTTATTTACAAGAAACTTTCTACGTTGGTGACGAAAACTTAGCTGCTTTAGTGAGCATCAAGTCTAGAGAAGAAATGATTGGTGAAATCATCACATTGCTTCAATCTCCACTTAGAAATGTACTTTCTGCACTTCAAAATAAAGAAGATGCTGCGGGATCAACTGAAGAGGAAACTCCAGTTGCTGAAGAAGCAAAAGCAGAAGAAACTCCAGCTGCAGAAGCTGCTCCAGAAGCAAGCACTGACGCTACAGATGCACCTAGTGCAGAGTAA
- a CDS encoding prolyl oligopeptidase family serine peptidase, whose translation MKTNFISLLLVAFGVYLNAQLAYPATPVKAVIDNYNGVQITDNYRWLEDMKNPEVTTWFQKQADFSKNYIEKISGRDQLYNDMKYLDELKDSDYYNAKKSGSNYFYTKILRGEKVARLYMRDSSGKETLIFDPEKYVVGKVYQIQDFSPNKGGSILAMGLAESGSEVGETRFIDIKTQKLLPDVLAPVWGGISGWTPDQKSVLYVKLQNADNTSNDMLKDMRSMQHVLGTAPSKDLEIASRIKNPMLPIKPENWVSVDFSDDYKYMFLDIGSVKSEQLVYFAPASEFGSAAINWKPFIEYNDEITNYEVVGDKVFFLSHKNAPQFKIGVTEMSKPDFKNAKIIIPEGKNLITRLTATKNYLVYGVANGMNTEIYQVDGNSLAINKIPLPQGSNAVLPLNSREGDEAVAVNYGWLNPYVFYDLQLKENKIAVSKLFNSKAVYPNKDEFMVKEIEIKSHDGTMVPLSIIYPKNIKMDGSNSLYLEGYGSYGISMFPYFSETIFALLRQNVIVAVAHVRGGGEKGEAWHKAAYKNTKENTWKDFIACADYLVDNKYTSKEKLIGSGMSAGGILIGNAVAERPDLFAAIIAEVGCTNMLRMETTPNGPNQIPESGALGNPEELKGLIAMDAQHKIKENVKYPAVLVRTGMNDPRVIPWMPAKFAATMQNSSTSGKPVLFYVDYENGHFTQDKNVTFRNYADMYAFALSQTNHPKFKYQD comes from the coding sequence ATGAAAACAAATTTTATATCGCTACTTTTAGTAGCTTTTGGCGTTTATCTCAATGCCCAGCTTGCCTATCCTGCAACTCCTGTAAAAGCAGTAATTGATAATTACAACGGGGTACAAATTACAGATAATTACAGATGGTTGGAAGACATGAAAAATCCTGAAGTCACCACCTGGTTCCAAAAACAGGCAGATTTTAGTAAAAATTATATCGAAAAAATTTCTGGTCGTGATCAACTTTACAATGATATGAAATATCTGGATGAGTTAAAAGATTCAGATTATTACAATGCGAAGAAAAGCGGAAGCAATTATTTCTACACCAAAATTTTGCGGGGAGAGAAAGTCGCAAGATTATACATGCGAGACAGCTCTGGAAAAGAAACACTTATTTTCGATCCAGAAAAGTACGTTGTCGGTAAAGTTTATCAGATTCAAGATTTTTCACCCAATAAGGGTGGATCAATTTTGGCGATGGGTCTAGCAGAAAGCGGTTCAGAAGTCGGTGAAACCAGATTTATTGATATAAAAACTCAAAAACTTCTTCCCGATGTTTTGGCTCCAGTTTGGGGTGGAATCAGTGGATGGACTCCAGATCAGAAATCTGTACTTTATGTTAAACTTCAAAATGCTGACAATACGAGCAACGACATGTTAAAAGATATGCGTTCTATGCAGCACGTTTTGGGAACAGCACCTTCTAAAGATCTAGAGATCGCCTCGAGAATCAAAAATCCAATGCTTCCTATTAAGCCCGAAAATTGGGTATCGGTTGATTTTTCAGACGATTATAAGTATATGTTTCTGGACATAGGTTCGGTGAAAAGTGAGCAGTTGGTTTATTTTGCTCCAGCTTCTGAATTTGGTTCTGCCGCTATCAATTGGAAACCTTTTATCGAATATAATGATGAAATTACCAATTATGAAGTTGTAGGAGATAAAGTATTTTTTCTTTCGCACAAGAATGCTCCTCAATTTAAAATCGGAGTTACAGAGATGAGCAAACCTGATTTTAAAAATGCTAAAATTATCATCCCCGAAGGAAAAAATTTAATTACCAGATTGACGGCTACCAAAAATTATTTAGTTTACGGAGTTGCGAACGGAATGAATACCGAGATTTATCAGGTTGATGGTAATAGTTTAGCCATAAATAAAATACCGCTTCCGCAAGGAAGTAATGCCGTATTACCATTGAACAGTCGGGAAGGAGATGAAGCAGTGGCTGTCAACTATGGCTGGTTAAATCCGTACGTTTTTTATGACCTGCAATTGAAAGAAAATAAAATTGCTGTCAGTAAGTTGTTTAATTCAAAAGCAGTTTATCCCAATAAGGACGAGTTTATGGTTAAGGAAATAGAAATTAAAAGTCACGACGGAACAATGGTGCCACTCTCCATAATCTATCCAAAAAATATAAAAATGGATGGAAGTAATTCTCTTTATCTTGAGGGATACGGATCCTACGGAATTTCTATGTTCCCCTATTTTTCTGAAACGATTTTTGCACTTCTTCGACAAAATGTGATTGTTGCTGTTGCGCATGTGCGAGGTGGCGGAGAAAAAGGAGAAGCATGGCACAAAGCCGCATATAAAAACACTAAAGAAAATACTTGGAAAGATTTTATTGCCTGTGCTGATTATTTGGTGGACAATAAATACACCTCCAAAGAAAAACTAATTGGTTCAGGAATGAGCGCTGGCGGTATTCTTATTGGAAATGCCGTGGCAGAACGTCCAGATTTATTTGCGGCGATTATCGCAGAAGTTGGCTGCACCAACATGTTGAGAATGGAAACTACACCTAATGGTCCTAATCAAATACCAGAGTCTGGTGCTTTGGGAAATCCTGAGGAATTGAAAGGCCTAATTGCAATGGATGCGCAACATAAAATCAAAGAAAATGTTAAATACCCGGCGGTATTAGTCAGAACAGGAATGAATGATCCGCGCGTTATTCCGTGGATGCCTGCGAAATTTGCCGCGACGATGCAGAACAGTTCAACTTCGGGAAAACCTGTGCTTTTTTATGTAGACTATGAAAACGGACATTTCACCCAGGATAAAAATGTAACCTTCCGAAATTATGCAGATATGTATGCTTTCGCGCTATCACAAACAAACCATCCGAAATTTAAATATCAAGATTAA
- a CDS encoding putative DNA modification/repair radical SAM protein, giving the protein MNFPRLQEKLEILADAAKYDVSCSSSGGNRKNTKGGLGDSHASGICHSYTEDGRCVSLLKILLTNHCIYDCAYCVSRKTNDIKRAAFTVEEVVDLTINFYRRNYIEGLFLSSGIFKDADTTMERLVRVAKKLRTEHKFNGYIHLKSIPGASDELMKEAGLYADRLSINLEIPTTAGLKLLAPEKSHDQMIKPMGFIKNELILYKEEKKLFKNVPKFAPAGQSTQMIVGATDETDLKIIKVADYFYQNYKLKRVYYSGYVPMLEDKRLPSIDSQVPMLRENRLYQADWLMRFYGFKADEILEKSNPFLDLEVDPKLAWALRNREQFPVNINTATKEMILRVPGIGRKSMYKILSARNFQKLNLGHLQKMGVATNRAKYFVEFEAQNIFNKYIDDFNFRKIILQGMKSKFQNPFSEQLTLF; this is encoded by the coding sequence ATGAATTTTCCCCGCCTTCAAGAAAAGCTTGAAATACTAGCCGATGCTGCGAAATATGATGTTTCGTGTTCTTCAAGCGGCGGAAACCGAAAAAACACAAAAGGTGGTTTGGGCGACAGCCATGCTTCCGGAATTTGCCATTCCTACACTGAAGATGGTCGATGTGTTTCCTTATTAAAAATTCTTTTAACAAATCATTGCATTTATGATTGTGCATATTGTGTTTCCAGAAAAACCAATGACATTAAAAGAGCAGCTTTCACGGTAGAAGAAGTGGTTGATTTAACCATCAATTTTTACAGACGAAATTATATTGAAGGATTATTTCTAAGTTCCGGAATTTTTAAAGATGCAGATACAACCATGGAACGCTTGGTTCGCGTCGCGAAAAAACTTCGGACAGAACATAAATTTAATGGCTATATCCATTTAAAATCAATCCCTGGCGCCAGTGATGAACTGATGAAAGAAGCTGGTTTATATGCAGACCGACTTTCCATTAATTTAGAAATCCCCACAACCGCGGGACTAAAATTGTTGGCACCCGAAAAATCCCATGATCAAATGATCAAACCAATGGGTTTCATAAAAAATGAACTGATCCTTTACAAAGAAGAAAAAAAACTCTTTAAAAACGTTCCGAAATTTGCACCTGCAGGACAATCTACTCAGATGATTGTTGGCGCAACCGATGAAACCGATCTAAAAATTATTAAAGTAGCAGATTATTTTTACCAAAATTACAAGTTAAAAAGAGTGTACTATTCTGGATATGTCCCAATGTTGGAAGATAAGCGTTTGCCGTCTATCGATTCGCAAGTTCCGATGTTGCGGGAAAACAGATTGTATCAAGCGGATTGGTTAATGCGTTTTTATGGCTTTAAGGCGGATGAAATTTTAGAAAAAAGCAATCCTTTTCTTGATTTAGAAGTCGATCCGAAATTGGCTTGGGCTTTGAGAAATCGGGAACAGTTTCCCGTGAACATCAATACGGCGACGAAAGAAATGATTTTACGCGTTCCCGGAATTGGACGAAAATCAATGTATAAAATTTTAAGCGCGCGAAACTTTCAAAAATTGAATTTAGGACATTTACAGAAAATGGGCGTGGCCACAAACCGTGCAAAATACTTTGTAGAATTCGAAGCTCAGAATATTTTTAATAAATATATTGATGATTTTAACTTCCGAAAAATAATTTTGCAGGGAATGAAATCAAAATTTCAAAATCCTTTCTCGGAACAACTGACGCTTTTCTAA
- a CDS encoding TIGR03915 family putative DNA repair protein, whose product MTTLLYDGTFEGLFTAIFEVYEYKFQPAEIISIDQYKTESIFSDPHEVITNEVKANRVLQKLENNLGKKGVSQLLRVYLSENENAERLILSAVSLSLKFPKDPVLNNFANVDMMDIAKITKSISREVHRMHAFVRFEKLQDEVYFSKIEPDFNVLPLIISHFKNRYQDQKWMIYDLKRYYGIFYDLKDTQFFEPALEQTSQLKRTTNILHEEEMQYQKLWQRYFFKTNIPERKNLKLHVQSLPKRYWKYLTEKL is encoded by the coding sequence ATGACGACGCTTCTTTACGACGGAACATTTGAAGGTTTGTTTACGGCAATTTTCGAGGTTTACGAATATAAATTTCAACCAGCGGAAATTATATCGATCGATCAGTACAAAACAGAATCAATTTTTTCTGACCCTCATGAAGTGATCACTAATGAAGTAAAAGCAAATCGGGTTTTACAAAAACTGGAAAATAATTTAGGAAAAAAAGGCGTTTCTCAACTTTTAAGAGTTTATTTATCTGAAAATGAAAATGCTGAAAGATTAATTCTATCCGCCGTTTCACTTTCCCTAAAGTTCCCAAAAGATCCTGTTCTGAATAACTTTGCAAATGTTGATATGATGGATATTGCAAAAATCACGAAATCGATAAGTCGGGAAGTTCACCGAATGCATGCTTTTGTACGATTTGAAAAATTGCAGGATGAAGTCTACTTTTCAAAAATAGAACCTGATTTTAATGTTTTACCATTAATCATCAGCCATTTTAAAAATCGTTATCAAGATCAAAAGTGGATGATTTATGATTTGAAAAGATATTACGGAATTTTTTATGATTTAAAAGATACTCAGTTTTTTGAGCCGGCTTTGGAACAGACTTCTCAATTAAAAAGAACTACTAATATTTTGCATGAAGAAGAAATGCAATACCAAAAATTATGGCAACGGTATTTCTTTAAGACCAATATTCCGGAACGTAAAAATCTGAAGTTACATGTTCAGTCACTGCCGAAAAGATATTGGAAATATTTAACGGAAAAATTATAA
- the rplK gene encoding 50S ribosomal protein L11, whose product MAKKVFKMVKLQVKGGAANPSPPVGPALGSAGVNIMEFCKQFNGRTQDKPGQVLPVVITVFEDKSFEFVIKTPPVAIQLLEASKQKKGSGEPNRAKVGSVSWDQVKKIAEDKMTDLNCFTLDPAMTMIAGTARSMGLRVTGTKPTNA is encoded by the coding sequence ATGGCTAAAAAAGTCTTTAAAATGGTTAAGCTCCAAGTAAAAGGAGGAGCAGCAAACCCATCTCCACCAGTAGGTCCAGCATTGGGTTCTGCAGGGGTGAACATTATGGAGTTTTGTAAGCAATTTAACGGAAGAACTCAAGATAAGCCTGGGCAAGTTTTACCTGTAGTTATTACAGTATTCGAAGACAAATCTTTTGAATTCGTTATTAAAACTCCACCAGTTGCTATTCAACTTTTAGAAGCTTCTAAGCAAAAGAAAGGTTCAGGTGAACCTAACCGAGCTAAAGTAGGAAGTGTTTCTTGGGATCAAGTTAAAAAAATCGCAGAAGATAAGATGACTGATCTTAACTGCTTTACGTTAGACCCAGCAATGACAATGATTGCAGGAACTGCAAGATCTATGGGATTGAGAGTAACAGGAACTAAACCAACTAACGCTTAA
- the rplA gene encoding 50S ribosomal protein L1 produces MAKLTKKQKEALSKIEKNKVYSLEEASALVKEVNFAKFDASVDLAVRLGVDPRKANQMVRGVVSLPHGTGKDVKVLALVTPDKEAEATAAGADYVGLDEYLQKIKDGWTDVDVIVTMPAVMGKLGPLGRILGPRGLMPNPKSGTVTMDIGKAVSEVKSGKIDFKVDKYGIIHAGIGKVSFDATQIRENAAELIQTLMKLKPTASKGIYVRSIYLSSTMSPGIAIDTKSVN; encoded by the coding sequence ATGGCAAAATTAACGAAAAAGCAAAAGGAAGCTTTAAGCAAAATAGAAAAAAACAAAGTATACAGTCTTGAAGAAGCTTCGGCTTTGGTAAAAGAAGTAAACTTTGCAAAATTTGACGCATCTGTAGACTTGGCTGTTAGATTGGGAGTTGATCCTAGAAAAGCAAACCAAATGGTAAGAGGCGTAGTTTCTCTTCCACACGGAACAGGTAAAGATGTAAAAGTACTTGCTTTAGTAACTCCAGACAAAGAAGCTGAAGCTACTGCAGCTGGTGCTGATTATGTAGGTCTTGACGAGTATTTACAGAAAATAAAAGATGGTTGGACAGATGTTGACGTTATCGTTACCATGCCAGCTGTGATGGGTAAATTAGGTCCATTGGGTAGAATCTTAGGTCCAAGAGGTCTAATGCCAAATCCAAAATCAGGAACTGTAACCATGGATATTGGTAAAGCAGTATCTGAAGTAAAATCAGGTAAAATTGATTTTAAAGTTGATAAATACGGAATCATCCATGCAGGAATTGGTAAAGTATCTTTCGATGCGACTCAAATCAGAGAAAATGCTGCTGAATTAATTCAGACATTAATGAAATTGAAACCAACTGCGTCTAAAGGTATTTATGTAAGAAGTATTTATTTATCTTCTACCATGAGCCCAGGTATTGCAATTGATACTAAATCTGTAAACTAA
- the rplL gene encoding 50S ribosomal protein L7/L12: protein MSDLKNLAETLVNLTVKDVNELATILKDEYGIEPAAVAVAAVAGGGEAVEEKTEFDVILKAAGASKLAVVKLVKDLTGAGLKEAKDMVDSAPTAIKEGISKDEAEALRKQLEEAGAEVEVK, encoded by the coding sequence ATGTCAGATTTAAAAAACTTAGCGGAAACGCTTGTAAACTTAACCGTTAAAGACGTAAATGAATTAGCTACTATCCTTAAGGATGAGTACGGAATCGAACCAGCTGCTGTAGCTGTTGCCGCTGTTGCAGGTGGTGGAGAAGCAGTAGAAGAAAAAACTGAATTCGATGTAATCTTGAAAGCTGCAGGTGCTTCTAAATTAGCAGTTGTAAAATTAGTTAAAGATTTAACTGGTGCAGGTTTGAAAGAAGCTAAAGATATGGTTGATTCAGCTCCGACTGCAATCAAAGAAGGTATCTCTAAAGACGAAGCTGAAGCGTTGAGAAAACAATTAGAAGAAGCTGGTGCTGAAGTAGAAGTTAAATAA